From Papilio machaon chromosome 29, ilPapMach1.1, whole genome shotgun sequence, one genomic window encodes:
- the LOC106711660 gene encoding putative nuclease HARBI1, protein MSYRFYSIAGFPRVVGAVDCTHIKINSPGGSNSELFRNRKGYFSLNVQVVCDSNLVIRNIIARWPGSVHDSTIFNDSPLCAQFERGDFGTMVLLGDSGYPCRPYLLTPLLNPLTHAEEAYNQSQIKTRNLIERLFGVLKRRFPCLSS, encoded by the exons at GTCTTACAGGTTTTACTCAATTGCGGGGTTTCCCAGAGTAGTGGGGGCAGTAGACTGcactcatataaaaataaattcaccaG GAGGATCTAATTCAGAATTGTTCCGGAATAGAAAAGGATACTTTTCACTTAATGTTCAAGTAGTGTGCGACTCCAATTTAGTCATCAGAAACATTATTGCCAGATGGCCTGGTTCTGTGCACGATAGCACAATTTTCAATGATTCACCTTTATGTGCTCAATTTGAGCGTGGAGATTTTGGCACAATGGTACTTCTTGGAGATAGTGGCTACCCATGCCGACCCTACCTATTAACGCCACTATTAAATCCCCT AACGCATGCTGAAGAAGCATACAATCAGTCACAAATCAAAACTAGAAACCTAATTGAAAGGCTTTTTGGTGTATTAAAAAGAAGGTTTCCATGTCTGTCATCGTAG
- the LOC123722738 gene encoding uncharacterized protein LOC123722738 produces the protein MKMAEDLGDNASRMNDEEKVETEVLTLLDLKKRREALLEKKKIILKRINSEKLAQVTDKHYKFYPKSMDSASKSTDESITEHLHQADYSITFGHASLDDEDIAQTDTITFSSNTIFQDKVEINNTKENDANITNIDNLKFIEMIDNSSFNFTDIGNNSVMDISMNEFIPDVSSTNKILLIETSTFFGNPNPQTNVNVIANDIPDVLDSTVTVTASTEISSPQIDEVAAVGDTSMPQPNEVTVIGDASRSQPNEVATAGETSNPQPHDLANTDTYYGDLSINRKRKNKANKEPGKWKKNLNKNLRMKGEPYLGYRRVTTNKNIKKKIHHDVLRPARSMKPSCISSFCKKSKLRSCQNIDEDKRKELFNTFWKTMSWEQRKTFVCCHVIANDKKVTKNPESTRFKTLAYFLTIENIRYQVCKKMFLNTLGIKDWFVRYWLEKTNSAMPPHSQKEIHSKKKQAAHVFAEEFLNSLPKMPSHYCRSSTSRQYLEPLFQNMAQLYKEFSSKCEFESVECLSRRIFDNIFLKLNLSLYHPKKDRCDVCCGHEAGNINDAEIALHRQRKEKARKEKEIDKDLAKEGKCHVFTQDVQSVKLAPNLQASAIYYKTKLCVHNFTMYNLATHEAVCYWFDESNASLEASVFASCIVDQLQSVLNRKLLPVILFSDGCCAQNRNSVLSNALLRLAIEKQVIITQKYLEKGHTQMECDSVHSAIECKLKGREIYLPSQYASIAKSARSYPMPYDCRYLDYNFFTDFSKTLIYKTIRPGKKTNDPTVTDLKLITYKPDGTIWYKLNFEDPQLHLLPQRPLKLSNAVPPLSELPKLYDARLPISQRKYKDLQDLKAVLPSNCHTFYDEIPFKV, from the coding sequence atgaaaatggcCGAGGACCTTGGTGATAACGCTTCCAGAATGAATGATGAGGAGAAAGTGGAGACTGAGGTCTTGACTttacttgatttaaaaaaaaggcgGGAAGcgttattagaaaaaaaaaagattattttaaaaagaataaatagcGAAAAGCTGGCACAGGTAACAGATAAACATTATAAGTTTTACCCCAAATCTATGGATTCTGCTTCTAAATCAACTGACGAATCTATTACTGAGCACTTACATCAAGCAGATTATAGTATAACTTTCGGACATGCCAGCCTTGATGATGAAGATATTGCACAAACTGATACAATCACATTCAGCAGTAATACGATATTTCAAGATAAAGTAGAAATTAACAACACAAAGGAGAATGACGCAAATATAACTAACATTgacaacttaaaatttatagagaTGATAGACAattcttcatttaattttacggaCATTGGCAATAATTCAGTAATGGACATTTCAATGAATGAATTTATTCCTGATGTTTCTTCAACGAACAAGATATTATTGATAGAAACTAGTACATTTTTTGGAAACCCTAATCCTCAAACCAATGTAAATGTTATCGCAAATGATATTCCCGATGTACTGGATTCTACTGTTACAGTAACTGCTTCAACTGAAATATCAAGCCCCCAAATCGATGAAGTTGCCGCTGTTGGTGATACGTCGATGCCCCAACCTAATGAAGTCACTGTTATTGGTGACGCATCAAGGTCTCAACCTAATGAAGTTGCCACTGCTGGTGAGACATCTAACCCACAACCCCATGATTTAGCAAACACTGATACGTATTACGGagatttatcaattaatagaaaaaggaAAAACAAAGCTAATAAAGAGCCTGGTAAGTGGAAGAAAAacctaaacaaaaatttaagaatGAAAGGAGAGCCGTATTTAGGCTATAGACGAGTCACgaccaataaaaatattaaaaaaaaaatccatcatGATGTGTTAAGGCCTGCACGAAGCATGAAACCTTCATGTATTTCATCTTTTTGTAAGAAATCGAAACTGAGAAGTTGTCAGAACATAGATgaagataaaagaaaagagTTATTTAACACGTTTTGGAAAACGATGTCATGGgaacaaagaaaaacttttgtaTGTTGTCATGTTATAGCAAATGACAAAAAGGTTACTAAGAATCCTGAGTCAACAAGATTTAAAACTCTAGCTTATTTCTTAACTATTGAAAATATACGCTACCAAGTATGCAAGAAGATGTTTCTAAATACTTTAGGGATTAAGGACTGGTTTGTACGTTATTGGCTTGAGAAAACAAACAGCGCCATGCCACCACATTCACAAAAAGAAATCCattcaaaaaaaaagcaaGCTGCTCATGTCTTTGCGGAGGAATTCCTTAATAGTCTTCCTAAAATGCCATCACACTACTGTAGATCCAGTACGTCAAGACAATACCTAGAGCCGTTATTTCAGAACATGGCGCAGCTATACAAGGAATTTTCTAGTAAATGTGAATTTGAATCAGTAGAATGTCTTAGTCGCAGGatttttgataacatttttttaaagcttaaTTTAAGCCTTTATCATCCGAAAAAAGATCGGTGTGATGTATGCTGTGGTCATGAAGCAGGCAATATTAATGACGCAGAAATAGCACTACATAGACAACGGAAGGAAAAAGCTAGAAAGGAAAAAGAAATAGATAAAGATTTAGCCAAAGAAGGAAAATGCCATGTATTTACGCAAGATGTTCAATCAGTTAAATTAGCTCCTAATCTTCAGGCAAGTGCTATCTACTATAAAACGAAACTGTGTGTGCATAACTTTACAATGTATAATTTGGCTACTCACGAGGCTGTTTGTTACTGGTTTGATGAATCTAATGCCTCACTGGAAGCTTCTGTGTTTGCATCTTGTATTGTTGATCAATTGCAAAGTGTATTGAATAGGAAATTGTTACCTGTAATACTATTTTCCGATGGTTGCTGTGCACAGAATCGAAATTCTGTCTTGAGTAATGCCCTTTTACGTTTGGCAATAGAAAAGCAAGTtattataactcaaaaatatCTAGAAAAAGGGCATACTCAGATGGAATGCGATTCTGTGCATAGTGCCATCGAATGCAAATTAAAAGGAAGAGAAATCTACTTACCTTCTCAGTATGCAAGTATAGCAAAATCAGCTAGATCTTATCCAATGCCCTACGACTGTCGTTATCtggattataatttttttactgattttaGTAAAACATTAATCTACAAAACCATACGCCCGGGCAAGAAAACTAATGATCCCACTGTGACTGATTTAAAGCTTATAACTTACAAACCAGATGGTACTAtttggtataaattaaatttcgaaGACCCTCAGCTGCATCTCTTGCCTCAACGTCCACTAAAATTGAGTAATGCTGTGCCGCCCTTAAGTGAGCTGCCTAAATTGTATGATGCAAGATTACCAATTTCCCAGCGAAAATACAAGGATCTCCAAGACTTAAAAGCGGTGCTACCATCTAACTGCCATACATTTTACGATGAAATaccatttaaagtttaa